The sequence below is a genomic window from Sphingomonas jaspsi DSM 18422.
TGGGCGAGGTCGCGTCCTCAAAATCGGCCATGAAGACCTTCGCGCCCGAATTGAGCGCGTTGATGACCATTTTGGCATTGGTCGGGCCGGTGATTTCGACGCGGCGGTCCAGCAGGTCGGCGGGAAGTGGGCCGACCTGCCAGTCGCCGGCGCGGATGGGGGCCGTATCCGCACGAAAATCCGGTCGTTCGCCTTGATCGTAGGTCGCTTGCCGTGCCGCACGCTCGTCGAGCAGCGCCCTGCGGCGCGCATCGAACCGTTCGTGGAGATCGGCGACAAGTCCAAGGGCTAGATCGGTCAGGACCTCTGGGGCGCGATCGATGGGGGCTGACGCAACTTCGACCCGCGCCCGGTCCATGACCTGGCTCATGCCGTGGCGGTCCGTCCTTCGATGGCGATCGAATAGCGACGCATGGCATCGACCCGGTCACGGAACGTCAGGCGCTTCCATTCGGTCTGCGCGCGGCGTTCGTTGGTGAAGGGGCCGTGCAGGCTATGGCTGCCCGGCAGCGGCTTGTCGCAATTGCAGTCGGCGTAGTCGGCGCCGACAACCCAATAACGTGACGTCATGAGGTCAACTCCTTTCATTTTAGGCGGCAACGAACTGGTCGGCTTCGGTCGATTCCTTGAGGGCGACCGTGGAAGCCTGGCCAGCGGAAATGGCGGTGGCGATAGCGTCGAAATAGCCGGTCCCGACCTCGCGCTGATGGCGGGTCGCGGTATAGCCGTCGGCTTCCGAAGCGAACTCGGCCTGTTGCAGACGCGAATAGGCGGCCATGCCTTCGTCGCGGTAGCCCGACGCCAGTTC
It includes:
- a CDS encoding DUF4170 domain-containing protein, yielding MTSRYWVVGADYADCNCDKPLPGSHSLHGPFTNERRAQTEWKRLTFRDRVDAMRRYSIAIEGRTATA